The genomic segment GCACTCTGTGGGTGTCATggaggacacaagcctgaaccagTTAGGTGCTGGTTCTAGTCCCAGAAGTGCTCTTACTGGTGGAAAAAAGTATTTACTGTAGGGCCACAGATGGATTATTAGAGAAGACCCTTCTGTTGTACATTCCAGTAAAAGATCATTCTGGGAGTAGTTGGATAGCCACTGTTCAGGCTGAAAACATCTAAACACCAGAAAGTAAATTTATTTGTTGAAAAATCCAGCAGTATTTCAACGTAATTCTCTGCCCTAGTGCACCTTTGTAAAGTGGTGGAAAGTTGTGTTAATATATTAATTTctctttattaatttaatttattaattcattCTATTCCAGATAATTTTTAGATTGGGCAGTGAGATTCTTCATCATCACCCAAACTCCAGACTTGAAGATGTCAATCGTTTTTTTGACCTAATGAAAAACACTGGAGTGAGAGGTTATCTGAAGGTAGGTTTCTGTTTAGCTGTACGCAGCCCAGGTTCTCTGTGACATTTACCATAATGCATCCAGTCCGATGCTGGGGATACATAAAACAGAGTTACGTTTTTGAACGACCTGCTTTAACGACACTGATGATGTGTATTTGGGTGCATTGTTGCAGGTTCCGTGTGACCTTCATTCTGCCTGGTGACTTCTTGTGCGTGTTTGCAGGGTGTGGAGGCCTCAGTGGTTGTGGTTActtgattttgtttgtttttcctgttgCTGAGTGTTTCCCCCCCATAATGACTTATCCAGTGGTCTGTTGTAATGACATTTTACATTTCTTCCGATTTGTCTTCATCCTTTCTTCTTATAGagtgccagtcaaaagtttggacacacccacagaaaggtttatttacactattctctacatttcagaatgattataaagacatcaaaccgtaaaataacatatatggaatGTTGCACTAACTAAAaaggtattttaaaaataatttaatgggGCCAGCTCAATGGTTTGGGAtttagaaggttgttggttcaaatccctgggttggCAGCATGATTTCACCATTGCCCCCctgaccaaggcccttaacccaaatcactccagggactggctggccctactgtctcctctatgctGGTTTCATggggtggcctcctgggatggttTTCCAGTTGCCCTGTAGGAGGTCCCACTTGTATGCTGAGCACTGATTGGTTGTTTTCCCCCTGGTCAAACCCCTCCAAAACAATTTCTACTGGCTAttggtcaggtggccaggtcatgtaaTGTGACATCTCTCTCCTTTGTAGGTGGCTTGGCGTGTCCACAGTACCAGACTCCTTGTAACTTGCTTCTCTGTTCTAGGTTTGTCTGGAACAGtcattccacctgctgctgactGGGAATTTTGATGATGCCGTGCGGCAGCTGACTACGGCGGAGAGCTGGCGGTATGGTAAACAGTCTGCTGCTCAGGGTGACAGGATGAAGCTCGTCCATGCCTATCGAGGCTTCCTAAGCTATCTCTCCTGGATCTCTAAGAAGGGTTCCACCTCCGAGGATGGTAAGTAGGGACCTGATATTATGTGTGTCTAGCTGTGTGTattctgccctctagtggtggaTAGGGGCGGTTACTGTAGCAAATCTATATGGTAAATAAAACCTACTGTGGTGTCAGGTTAGTGTGATGTCACTGGTGCAAGGCAGTCAGGTAGTTATTGCCACGATAACATTCTTTAGGAAGATGCCATTTCTCAGTATTTTCTTTGATCTGCACTCCTCAGATGAGTTACTCCCCAGTACACTTGAGTTTTAAGGTCACCTCCATATTGGCTTTTCAGTTATCGCCATTCAGAAGAGAGAACCTGTTATATTTGCTATTATGTGAGAGGGTGGCATCCCTTCAGCAAAACTGAGCTGCTGCCTGTCTGTGCCAGACGATGCCGATCTTTCCGCCACCCAGGAGATGCATACCTACTTCCGGCAAGCATGCATCAGTCTGCAGGAGATTCTGAAGCTGCCTGGAGTGTGGGATCCGTTTGTCGTCGGCTACGTTAATGTGAGTTACGCCGGAAGTGTGCATGTTAAGCTGGCAACATGGGGCTTAGCCGTGTCCTTTGATCGAGGTCTATAAAGGCACGTTTctcaacattgtggatgacggGCTGTCTGTACTGCTTTGGCAGATGCTGGAGTTTTACAGTGACCATGAGGGGGCGCTGCACGTGCTGAAGGAGTACGCGTATGACAACTCCTTCCCGCCAAACCCCAACGCTCACGTCTACCTCTACCGCTTCCTGAAGAGGCAGGGGGCCACAGAGAAGAAGCAGATCAGGGTCCttaaggtgtgtgtggggtgtccTAGGCTCGCCCGTCCTTTGTTCACTTGTCACTGCTCTTTACCACAAAcggcggtcttatcctctccCCAGATTCTGGGGGCTTTGGTTCCCAGCCATGAGCTGATGCTGGAGTTGTTTTCACTTCTCCTTCAGTCAGGTAAACCtcctttaaaatttaaattattgATTTAAATAATCTGATCTGAGGTCTGATTTTTAAGTCTTAATAGCTGTACAACGTTTTCCAGGGACTGAACAGGATCTGAAAGAGGCACTGGGTGTCATTTTTAATCTCCTCGACGATTGCAGTTGGAAGCGCAGCGTGGCACCCTGGACCTGCTTTCGTGACATCATCAAAATCCTCAGAAAAAAGTAGGGATGCCCTCTGGTACCTGCCTTACTGTTCGTGACGTTTGAATCGCTCGATGGTTTGGCCTTTCTCATTTTAAAGCGGCTCTCTGTTGGCAGGAAGTTGAAGCGTCTCCTTGAGGGAGAGTGGGAGACGCGGAAGGACTGGTGGCCTGCCTTTCATTTCAGGACGTACCATGCGAGGAGGGACTCTGAGTTGTCCTGGGATTTGCTGATGCTGAAAGCTTTTGTGGCTGCAGCTCTGGTCGGAAGCGGTAAGAACGCGGGCTGAGCTCGCCTTGGTCTCGTTGTGCTGGTCAACCCattaggccagtgtttcccaacccagtcctcggcaAGTTTTTGCTATTGGGAGCTgcgaaggagcaaaaacatgctcCTGGTGCCCTTGTGAATCCCTGAGAACCAGGTTTGGAAGCACTGCATTAGGCAACAACTGGCCGGCAAAGGCCAGCGGTGGGAAGTTCTGATCCAGAAAGCACATATCCTGACCAAGATTTTGatccaaccagccagttgagaaCTTTGtaaatgtgactctttatactaaactgattggttgaaacaaaatcttggcctggatttgtactttctgaacctgccCAAAATACTGTCTTCTAAAGGGGGCGCCGATGTAATCAGCCATCTCAGAAGATGCTCTTCACggctggggagggggtgctgACGATGAGGCTTGTTGgtggggtgtgagggggaagcaGTTTGCCTGTGGAATCACATGGGCTTTGACCGGCATGGTTGTGATGTTTATTCACCTGCCTTTCTACTTATCATGGATAAGGCTGGGCTGCGcattgggtgggatgccagtccatctcagggtccacacacacacacacattcatacactttGGGCAATTTATAGGAACGATTTGGTCTCAGCATAACTCTTTGAATTGCAAGAGAAAACCTGCATGACTGGGAAAGAACATACAATCTCCACATACAGAAATTACTTGAATTATTAGAACTTTAAATTCTGGATTTCTGTTTCTGAGTGATGTGATGTAGATGGGTGTATTAATGTCTCCCAGCCATGACTTTAATACCTGAGGACACACGAGGTGTGTTTGAGGGTTTTCGAGTAGTTTGGTCGTCTAGCTGTAGCCTCACCTGATTTATCGAACCGCTACCTTCATGGAGCTGCGATGTTCTGTCTGATTGCAGGATGCATgtactgcagaagaaaaattgAACTTGAGAAGGAAAAGAAGGCCAGAAGGATGCCGGAAACCCGCGAAAGACGGACGTGCCGTCGCTACCCGAGACGCTGTGGGGGCGCAGAGGTCCGTCTGTCGTACGGAGGAGACCCAGAGTAGCTGGCGGTGAGCTGCTCTGCCTCCTAGTGGGCATTAGGAGACATAACTCTTAAAAggtgcaattttttttcttcacaatTTGTGAAGATGTTAAAATATAACGATAACATTTTGTCGGGTTTTTATCAAAGAGTCTGTAGTAGCTGCATGTTTTACCGTCATGGAGGAACCGGGTTTTGGAGGGAATACGACCTCAGTCATCTTCTAGATCATTCTCGACACTGTTAGTATCATGGAAAACAGTGGAATTTGTAAAgatttgttaaatgttttgtaacaagattatatttttattttcagcttATGTGAAAAATCTGTAATAAAATCATGACTGTCATGACAATagaattttttttgtctgtgtaATATATAGGAAATTGTTACATCACAGAAAGCCTAGTGGTTGTTACCCATTAAATTGAACCCTGAAGAGACCCCTCCCCCTCCTTGATTTATTGGGTACTGACTCTTTATCCCATAATCCTCCTCTCAGATCCGGGTCTCTGTCTGCGTGTTACAGTCCTCGTGGGTGACAGTGAGCCGTGCAGTTCAAACTCCTCCCCACCAGGTGGCACTAGCGCCATATTCCCCACTCCCTTTGGCTGTCTGCATGCCCCCAACATGGACATGGCGCAGCAAGGAGAATTTCTGTAAGAGCAGCCAGCTGTCTCTCAGGAAGACTGCCAGTTCTCCGTTAACTGCCATGCTGCCAGGGTCCTGCTCATAAATACTCTTGTTTAGTTGGAGCAAAATTTGATCGAGCAAAGTGGTTTCATTTTAAAGTCATTAAGGATTCAGGTTTCATTTTCTCAGGTACCTGGATTATTTTTTATAGAGAGGTTTGTAAATTTCCATGACTACATGCATATTTTTAACTACCATTGGGAGATACTGTAAATGGGTTGGGCTTTACAAAATGAAAGCCAAATCTCTGCAGTCCATGTTCTGAGAACATGCTTAGCTTTACAGGGCTAGCCCTTAAAGTTCTACACACGTTTATAATGCGGCATGCATACTGCATGTTcttgattgttttatttttaatttagctTTATTCAGATGCTAAGGTTTGCTGTCTGTTGTGTACAGTATCTAAATTTAAACTGTGAAGTATGCTATGAATTATCTAAATCATAGatgaagaaattctgcatgatgcgTATTCATACGCTTTACTTATTACTGTTTGTTTTAATGAGGTTTATTTTTAATCTTGTTGACATTGAAAAGCATCAGTACAACTTTGTGTACCAGCAGTAACATCCAGCTGTGTGGTCGGAACTATGCAAACTGCAGGGCAGAAATGTGGTTTGGGGCGCCGCCCTAACCGGACCTCCTCAGGGACAGAATCCACTGGAATCATGCCATGTTATCATGAATGAGATCTAGTACTAACTgttttagaaaattcattactgtTATACATGCACTCACTGGTCCCTTCATTAGTTGGTACCCCTACGCAGTGCCGGGTAGGACCCGCTTTGTTAGGTACCCCTACGCAGTGCCGGGTAGGACCCGCTTTGTTAGGTACCCCTACGCGGTGCCGGGTAGGACCCGCTTTGTTAGGTACCCCTACGCGGTGCCGGGTAGGACCCGCTTTGTTAGGTACCCCTACGCGGTGCCGGGTAGGACCCGCTTTGTTAGGTACCCCTACGCGGTGCCGGGTAGGACCCGCTTTGTTAGGTACCCCTACGCGGT from the Brienomyrus brachyistius isolate T26 chromosome 19, BBRACH_0.4, whole genome shotgun sequence genome contains:
- the taf1a gene encoding TATA box-binding protein-associated factor RNA polymerase I subunit A is translated as MDDISAEWMTAPARDCGSDNGDDDDDVEEQEPIRKRSKGPDLPVPAPWYGETSKETGFHRSARLCLNQIRECLFEHRWQEAAKYLISYFQTLEDTSTHRQLLAAEIIFRLGSEILHHHPNSRLEDVNRFFDLMKNTGVRGYLKVCLEQSFHLLLTGNFDDAVRQLTTAESWRYGKQSAAQGDRMKLVHAYRGFLSYLSWISKKGSTSEDDDADLSATQEMHTYFRQACISLQEILKLPGVWDPFVVGYVNMLEFYSDHEGALHVLKEYAYDNSFPPNPNAHVYLYRFLKRQGATEKKQIRVLKILGALVPSHELMLELFSLLLQSGTEQDLKEALGVIFNLLDDCSWKRSVAPWTCFRDIIKILRKKKLKRLLEGEWETRKDWWPAFHFRTYHARRDSELSWDLLMLKAFVAAALVGSGCMYCRRKIELEKEKKARRMPETRERRTCRRYPRRCGGAEVRLSYGGDPE